The Verrucomicrobium spinosum DSM 4136 = JCM 18804 genome includes a region encoding these proteins:
- the vccD gene encoding Verru_Chthon cassette protein D yields MKRHPLAIRAARRQAFTLIEMLVVIGIVGLLLALTGMGSVGSQMAQKLKTEAINLAGDVHNALLESVKNNHPVVLRFYEHADPSQPGTEVKWRSWQTLRRTDEGELLAVTELHRMDSGVIINESEQFSTIFNQAALTKGTQSADANKDPELTAGIGHNYRFIEVEVRPNGSNSLKWNAANRTWAVVFVAEYGPATEDTEVPADNYRAVLIDPFNTRATIY; encoded by the coding sequence ATGAAACGGCACCCACTTGCTATCCGGGCCGCCAGGAGGCAGGCCTTTACCCTCATTGAAATGCTGGTTGTCATCGGCATCGTCGGTCTTTTGCTGGCTCTCACGGGAATGGGTTCTGTGGGCAGCCAGATGGCGCAGAAGCTGAAGACCGAGGCCATCAACCTCGCGGGTGACGTCCACAATGCGCTCCTGGAAAGCGTGAAGAATAATCACCCGGTGGTGCTGCGGTTCTATGAACATGCTGACCCTTCCCAACCTGGCACAGAGGTGAAGTGGCGCAGCTGGCAAACCCTCCGTCGCACGGACGAAGGTGAATTGCTGGCGGTCACCGAGCTCCACCGCATGGACAGCGGGGTCATCATCAATGAGAGTGAGCAGTTCTCCACCATCTTCAACCAGGCGGCCTTGACCAAGGGAACTCAGAGTGCCGATGCCAACAAGGATCCTGAGCTGACCGCAGGCATCGGGCACAACTACCGCTTTATCGAGGTGGAAGTCCGGCCAAACGGATCCAACTCCCTGAAATGGAACGCAGCAAATCGCACGTGGGCAGTGGTGTTTGTGGCCGAGTATGGGCCCGCTACAGAGGACACGGAGGTGCCGGCGGACAACTACCGGGCGGTCTTGATCGATCCATTCAACACCCGGGCGACGATCTACTGA
- a CDS encoding DUF1501 domain-containing protein, whose translation MFCQQRTSAFGLTRRDMLSRMGLGFGGLALADMLQQGQAGAAPSPSAVSEGGLPGLPHFAPKAKRVIFLFMSGGPSQLDSFDYRPELMKRQGEGLPDSYLKGKRPPGMAGSQTSFPLVPSAFEFKQHGQSGAWVSEMFPETAKVVDDLCFIKSMTSEAVNHDPALTFMQTGAPLPGRPSIGSWLQYGLGTDNRDLPGFIVLISRRPVDQPLSYRLWDAGFLPTQYQGVQFRAGKDAVLYLSEPEGIARGATRKMLDTLKAMHERQFVSRPDAEITARIEQYEMAFRMQASVPDATDFSKEPESVFQMYGPDAKTPGSFASNCILARRLAEKNVKFIQLYHPGWDHHGGLPMNYPVSTKEIDQPCAALIKDLKQRDMLKDTLVVWGGEFGRTSYSQGSFSTKSKSYGRDHHRECFTFWMAGGGIKGGITYGETDDLGYEVARDPVTVHDFHATMLHLLGIDHERLTYRFQGRDFRLTDVAGNIVKGILA comes from the coding sequence ATGTTTTGCCAACAGCGCACTTCTGCTTTCGGACTGACCCGCCGGGACATGCTGAGCCGTATGGGTCTGGGATTTGGTGGACTGGCATTGGCGGACATGCTTCAACAGGGGCAGGCCGGGGCTGCGCCATCGCCATCGGCTGTCTCAGAGGGGGGGCTTCCCGGACTGCCTCACTTTGCGCCAAAGGCCAAGCGGGTGATCTTCCTCTTCATGAGCGGCGGCCCCTCGCAGCTCGACAGTTTTGACTACCGTCCTGAGCTGATGAAGCGGCAGGGGGAGGGGCTGCCGGACTCCTACTTGAAGGGGAAACGCCCACCTGGCATGGCTGGCTCCCAGACGTCTTTCCCGCTGGTGCCGTCTGCTTTTGAGTTCAAGCAGCACGGCCAGAGCGGCGCATGGGTTTCTGAGATGTTTCCTGAAACTGCGAAAGTGGTGGATGACCTCTGCTTCATCAAGAGCATGACGTCGGAGGCCGTGAACCACGACCCGGCGCTGACCTTCATGCAGACGGGAGCCCCGCTTCCGGGCCGTCCCAGCATCGGCTCCTGGCTCCAGTACGGGTTGGGCACGGACAATCGTGACCTCCCGGGCTTCATCGTCCTCATCTCCCGCCGGCCGGTGGACCAGCCTCTGAGCTACCGTCTATGGGATGCGGGCTTTCTGCCCACGCAGTACCAGGGGGTGCAGTTTCGCGCCGGGAAAGACGCCGTGCTTTATTTGAGCGAACCCGAGGGGATCGCCCGCGGGGCCACCCGCAAGATGCTGGACACGCTAAAGGCCATGCATGAGCGGCAGTTCGTCTCCCGGCCGGATGCGGAGATCACCGCCCGCATTGAGCAGTATGAGATGGCCTTCCGCATGCAGGCTTCCGTGCCGGATGCCACGGACTTCAGCAAGGAGCCGGAATCGGTCTTTCAGATGTACGGTCCGGATGCGAAGACACCGGGGAGTTTTGCCTCGAACTGCATTCTTGCCCGCCGCCTCGCGGAGAAGAACGTCAAGTTCATCCAGCTCTACCATCCGGGCTGGGACCACCACGGCGGCCTGCCCATGAACTACCCTGTCTCCACCAAGGAGATCGACCAGCCCTGCGCCGCGCTCATCAAGGATCTGAAGCAGAGGGACATGCTGAAGGACACGCTGGTCGTGTGGGGTGGGGAGTTTGGCCGCACCAGCTACTCCCAAGGCAGCTTCAGCACCAAGAGCAAGAGCTACGGACGCGATCACCACCGGGAGTGCTTCACCTTCTGGATGGCCGGCGGCGGCATCAAAGGGGGCATCACTTACGGAGAGACGGACGACCTCGGATATGAGGTCGCCCGCGATCCCGTGACGGTGCATGACTTCCATGCCACCATGCTTCACTTGCTGGGCATTGATCACGAGCGGCTCACCTACCGTTTCCAGGGCCGGGATTTCCGGCTCACGGATGTGGCAGGGAACATTGTGAAGGGAATCCTCGCATAG
- the vccC gene encoding Verru_Chthon cassette protein C, whose translation MSRSFSSRARSRGFTLVELLVSMTVVALLMGVLLQTVFQTQVIWTGARNRVEEFREARVAFEAITRRLSQATLNSVWDYDNPTSPTRYQRYSDLHFVTGPSHKTSGGQGLLQTVTDTCGHAVFFQAPMGFAGQEVGGTSASAAYDNMEELLNGWGFYVQYRSDLPDRPEFLRNDSGPTGRNPERKNFSLMEFRQPSESLPVFLQGTDLKPLLAAQTASAGLYSWFRDGKIGSVNPPVTCDINTGSRVLARNILALIISPRVPTQGVGSACDYDIAPSYFYDSREFQLSAPTNSGTDRNGTLLIQASRHQLPPVLEVTLIALDDASWGNYLEGGGDESKYLEYVRAHFQSVGTVTNRNSSSYEGTLRTDLANLETMLAGDKVAYRIFSSSVELRSAKWTTDADLPATASTNP comes from the coding sequence ATGTCCCGCTCCTTTTCATCCCGAGCCCGCAGCCGTGGCTTCACGCTGGTGGAGTTGCTGGTGTCCATGACCGTGGTTGCCCTCCTCATGGGGGTGCTGTTGCAGACGGTATTCCAGACCCAGGTCATCTGGACCGGGGCGAGGAACCGGGTGGAGGAGTTTCGGGAAGCCAGGGTGGCGTTCGAGGCAATAACGAGGCGGCTTTCCCAGGCGACTCTGAATTCTGTGTGGGACTATGACAACCCCACCTCACCCACCCGGTATCAGCGGTACTCCGACCTGCATTTCGTCACCGGCCCGTCTCACAAGACCTCTGGAGGGCAGGGGTTGCTGCAGACGGTGACTGACACCTGCGGCCACGCCGTCTTCTTTCAGGCACCGATGGGGTTTGCGGGGCAGGAGGTGGGGGGCACGAGCGCCAGCGCCGCCTATGACAACATGGAGGAGTTGCTCAACGGCTGGGGGTTCTATGTCCAGTACCGCAGTGACCTGCCAGACAGGCCGGAGTTTCTTCGGAATGACAGTGGTCCGACCGGGCGGAACCCGGAGCGGAAGAACTTTTCGCTCATGGAGTTCCGCCAGCCTTCAGAGTCGCTGCCGGTCTTTCTCCAGGGCACAGACCTCAAGCCCCTGCTGGCAGCCCAAACGGCTTCTGCCGGCCTCTACAGCTGGTTCCGGGACGGGAAGATTGGCTCAGTCAATCCACCGGTAACGTGCGACATCAACACTGGATCCCGGGTGCTGGCCCGCAACATCCTGGCCCTCATCATCAGCCCCCGGGTGCCGACGCAGGGGGTGGGCTCAGCCTGTGACTACGACATAGCTCCAAGTTATTTTTATGACTCCCGGGAATTCCAATTGAGCGCCCCTACGAACAGCGGGACGGATCGCAATGGTACGCTGCTTATCCAGGCCTCGCGTCATCAACTGCCGCCGGTGCTAGAGGTGACCCTGATCGCTCTGGATGATGCCAGCTGGGGGAACTACCTGGAAGGCGGTGGAGATGAATCCAAGTATCTGGAGTACGTGCGCGCCCACTTCCAGTCTGTGGGGACGGTGACCAACCGCAACTCTTCCAGCTATGAAGGCACGCTGAGAACGGACCTTGCGAATCTGGAAACCATGCTGGCAGGCGACAAGGTTGCCTACCGGATTTTTTCATCCTCGGTCGAACTGCGGTCCGCCAAATGGACCACAGACGCGGACCTTCCCGCCACGGCTTCGACGAACCCATGA
- the vccB gene encoding Verru_Chthon cassette protein B yields the protein MKLITHRPCRSRGFSLVEVVLAVGIAATTVVLLISLLPTGMDQMRASSNQMATARILRWISQDLQMRDFDEWANNSSAITYKFDAGGDPVQGGKVDEVNSIYTVQVSPDTTGSVSGVDLPGNARNGFLRQAMVAISDSPRTDPFSDPRRVWKRAVTVVRMEKTEVAGPAAASL from the coding sequence ATGAAACTCATCACCCACCGCCCCTGCCGAAGCCGGGGCTTCAGCCTGGTTGAAGTTGTTCTTGCCGTCGGCATCGCCGCCACCACGGTCGTGCTGCTGATTTCCCTGCTGCCCACCGGCATGGACCAGATGCGTGCTTCATCGAACCAGATGGCCACCGCTCGCATTCTGCGCTGGATTTCCCAGGATCTTCAGATGCGTGACTTTGACGAGTGGGCGAACAACTCGTCCGCCATCACCTACAAATTCGACGCCGGCGGCGACCCCGTGCAGGGCGGGAAGGTGGATGAAGTGAACAGCATCTACACCGTGCAGGTTTCTCCAGACACCACGGGCAGCGTCTCCGGAGTGGATCTGCCGGGCAACGCCCGCAATGGATTCCTCCGGCAGGCAATGGTTGCCATCAGTGACAGCCCGCGCACTGACCCTTTCAGTGATCCCCGCCGGGTCTGGAAGCGGGCAGTGACCGTGGTGCGGATGGAAAAGACAGAAGTGGCCGGCCCGGCCGCCGCGTCCCTCTAA
- a CDS encoding glycosyltransferase family 39 protein, which yields MPRLRSLLTLTNVFRIILLIICVQAIGYLRDEKPPWKSAWGRHKAEGVDPSFREHVATGLWYGAVARVGIAGALLLLSLGWRRTICPSDAPNLLTAARSEVSPSPFVFYSLLGAILAGALAMRVPRMTHSFWGDEADAMATYVHGMYKPLKKKDRQGPVYFEGAIWPQTFFSARHGPNNHVLFSATSRLCLEAWRKVTNRKDTEFTEWVARLPSLTGGLVSLAGLALLLRRWGVPWLGLLATLFMALHPWHVRYSAEARGYALALAFYPFLLLALSHALDRGRWRAWLTFGLLEFLIMYSWAGMAYAMALLNLTALGMMIFQVGRVQQVVRWITVNLAAAMLFISLYAPHVPQIAEAHERLQWLRGLPMDAVWFHNLVAEFFTGIPYHLQIARNPGEISWESLLQTSPVLTYAGFGLIILSFLAGLVGLWRWHRQRALLIFSTFAAVVLCTVHFKFGIKDELRSWYLIFALPATSITVAFGLYLLGRSLSRIFRAQQVALTAGVTVSLLLVATASLWAMNWSQMHLPFEDYRGVLAASREQHESFSPKSTSNVLMCWLWRYSAVYDPRGEIQVRSGPGLRAKMEEIKSQQGELYMVVGFRTLAESSNAEIIAMVEDPALFEKVRLFPSRQSIQMMELYRMR from the coding sequence ATGCCCCGACTCCGAAGCCTTCTTACACTCACCAACGTTTTTCGCATCATCCTGCTGATCATCTGCGTTCAGGCCATCGGGTATTTACGCGACGAGAAGCCCCCCTGGAAATCCGCCTGGGGACGCCACAAGGCCGAAGGCGTGGATCCCAGCTTCCGGGAGCACGTGGCCACCGGGCTCTGGTACGGAGCTGTGGCCCGCGTGGGCATCGCCGGGGCACTCCTCCTGCTCTCACTGGGCTGGCGGCGGACAATATGTCCCTCAGACGCGCCAAACCTGCTGACGGCAGCCCGGTCTGAGGTTTCGCCATCGCCTTTCGTCTTCTACAGTCTGTTGGGTGCCATCCTGGCGGGGGCCCTGGCCATGCGGGTGCCACGCATGACTCACTCCTTCTGGGGCGATGAAGCCGACGCCATGGCCACTTATGTGCACGGCATGTACAAGCCGCTGAAGAAGAAGGACCGGCAGGGTCCGGTGTACTTTGAGGGGGCCATCTGGCCGCAGACGTTCTTCAGCGCCCGGCATGGTCCGAACAACCACGTCCTCTTCAGCGCGACCAGTCGGCTCTGCCTGGAGGCCTGGCGGAAGGTCACCAATCGGAAAGACACGGAGTTTACGGAGTGGGTGGCTCGCTTGCCAAGCCTGACAGGCGGCCTTGTATCTCTGGCGGGCCTGGCCCTGCTCCTGCGACGCTGGGGCGTGCCTTGGCTCGGCCTGCTGGCCACCCTCTTCATGGCGCTCCATCCATGGCATGTCCGATACTCGGCGGAAGCGCGTGGGTATGCGCTAGCCCTGGCTTTCTACCCCTTTTTGCTGCTTGCACTTTCCCATGCCCTCGACAGGGGCCGCTGGCGCGCTTGGCTGACCTTTGGGCTGCTGGAGTTCCTGATCATGTACTCCTGGGCTGGTATGGCATATGCCATGGCCCTGCTCAATCTGACTGCGCTGGGCATGATGATTTTTCAGGTTGGCCGGGTACAGCAGGTGGTGCGGTGGATCACCGTGAACCTCGCTGCCGCCATGCTCTTCATTTCTCTGTACGCCCCCCATGTGCCGCAGATTGCCGAGGCTCATGAGCGGTTGCAATGGCTCAGAGGCCTGCCCATGGATGCCGTCTGGTTCCACAATCTGGTGGCTGAGTTCTTCACCGGCATCCCCTATCATCTCCAGATCGCCCGCAACCCCGGGGAGATCAGCTGGGAGAGCCTCCTGCAGACCTCACCTGTGCTGACCTATGCCGGCTTTGGCCTCATCATCCTGTCCTTCCTTGCTGGGTTGGTCGGATTGTGGCGATGGCACCGTCAGCGGGCCCTGCTCATTTTCAGCACCTTCGCAGCGGTGGTGCTCTGCACTGTGCATTTCAAGTTTGGGATCAAGGACGAGCTCCGCTCTTGGTATCTCATCTTCGCCCTGCCCGCCACCAGCATCACCGTCGCCTTCGGCCTGTATCTGCTGGGCAGGAGTCTCAGCCGGATCTTTCGTGCGCAGCAAGTTGCCCTCACCGCAGGCGTCACGGTGAGTCTCCTGCTCGTCGCCACAGCCTCGCTGTGGGCCATGAACTGGAGCCAGATGCACCTTCCTTTCGAGGACTACCGCGGGGTGCTCGCCGCCTCGCGCGAGCAGCACGAGAGCTTCTCTCCCAAGTCCACCTCCAACGTGCTCATGTGCTGGCTGTGGCGTTACAGTGCCGTCTATGACCCCCGCGGGGAGATTCAGGTGCGCTCCGGACCGGGCCTCCGGGCGAAGATGGAGGAAATAAAATCCCAGCAAGGCGAGCTCTACATGGTGGTGGGCTTCCGGACCCTGGCAGAGTCATCGAATGCCGAAATCATCGCCATGGTGGAGGACCCGGCGCTCTTCGAGAAGGTGCGCCTCTTCCCCTCCCGGCAATCCATTCAGATGATGGAGCTCTATCGCATGCGATGA
- a CDS encoding polysaccharide deacetylase family protein: MMKSARTGLRLLAVATVLVATALHPHPPIDHGSTSWRPMEHGPMGRNQIALTFDAEGSDEGMADLLSAMQQGRVSATFFLTGKWADAHPAWATAIADSCHIIGNHSWGHKDLVTMEEWEVKQEIVRVEDRFISLYGSQYRRLYRLPYPVDSAPLHGLVRRLGYHIVGWSIDSLDDSPPPKSAAFIASRILQHSNEDLDGAILHFTVGKRDTIEALPVIINALRERGFEFVTIADWLTDADKDTSQP, encoded by the coding sequence ATGATGAAGTCTGCCCGCACAGGTCTGCGGCTCTTGGCCGTCGCGACGGTTCTGGTCGCGACAGCCCTCCATCCGCATCCGCCCATCGATCACGGGTCAACTTCATGGCGCCCCATGGAACATGGCCCCATGGGACGAAACCAGATCGCGTTGACCTTCGACGCCGAAGGGAGCGACGAGGGGATGGCGGACCTGCTGTCCGCCATGCAGCAGGGCAGAGTGTCCGCCACCTTCTTTCTCACCGGCAAGTGGGCCGACGCACACCCAGCATGGGCCACCGCGATTGCGGACAGCTGTCACATCATCGGCAATCACTCGTGGGGACACAAAGATCTGGTCACGATGGAAGAATGGGAGGTGAAGCAGGAGATCGTACGCGTGGAAGACCGCTTCATCAGCCTCTACGGTTCCCAATACCGAAGGTTGTACCGGCTACCATATCCGGTGGACTCTGCGCCGTTGCATGGGCTGGTGAGAAGGCTTGGTTATCACATCGTGGGCTGGTCGATCGACAGCCTGGACGATTCCCCGCCACCGAAATCCGCCGCATTCATCGCGAGCAGGATTCTCCAGCACAGCAACGAGGACCTGGACGGGGCTATCCTTCACTTCACTGTTGGCAAGCGCGACACCATCGAAGCGTTGCCGGTCATCATCAACGCCTTGCGGGAGCGTGGATTTGAGTTCGTGACCATCGCCGACTGGCTCACCGACGCGGATAAGGATACTTCCCAACCTTAA
- a CDS encoding DUF1553 domain-containing protein, with the protein MAEHCLKCHGQDEKQRKAKLRLDVRENALLNKVIVPGKPDESLFIERLLTHDEDEVMPPPKENKKLTAAQIDLFKRWIAEGAVYERHWSFIPPTPVPVPDIPNREIAIENPIDAFVMQPLVAAGISQAKPAEREEWLRRVTFDLTGLPPTLEELDKFAADTASNAYEKVVDRLLASSAYGERMAIEWLDVSRFADTYGRHEDHDCLTWPYRDWVIRAFNDNLPYDQFVTWQTAGDMLPAPTQDMYLATAFNRLPQQSNEAGSNEEEFRQDIVADRVHTNGIAFLGLSMECARCHDHKYDPISTKDYYSLSAFLNNIDECGLYTVYTSNIPAPSMFVYEGDDERRHAELKLQINLKEQQRQAMQESARARFAQWIASRDSSIRPVKPQVHLDFETLTDDKVLANRADESKPGKVRLKTKLMDGHVGKSIRFQGDNSLSIPNAGDFSRTDPFSFSVWMKLEKPLARAVVVHHSRAGLDAGSMGYELLLEDTKPSFALCHFWPGNAVRVRSTKPLPLNLWTHVAVTYDGSSRASGMRIYVNGQPVDQEVVRDNLYKDIVYDDSYEGKDMVEIATLTLAGRHNDVTLSAALLDDFKVYGCELSPVEVRLDAGAAALNQLHEWFQWWQRETDAPSKKVVAELKALREEENEISNRMREIMVMREMPGERRPTYVLNRGHFEAKGDRVEPDTPSSVFPFPSEFSRDRLGLAKWLVDRRNPLTSRVYVNRVWQMFMGRGIVGTSEDFGVQGQLPTHPELLDWLALWFMDNGWDTKALCKLIAMSATYRQSSLPERLEMLKEDPDNKLLARGPRQRLTAEQLRDNALAVSGLLNRRLLGPPVMPYQPAGLWEDSGTQHSYTQSKGADLFRRSVYTFWRRTLPPPAMSVFDAPTREFCKTRRDRSANPLQALVLFNDPQFLESARVLAENLVREFPNDDAGRIRKGYRLLTSRHAADWQVELLTSLLKEQREHFASQPADADNLRRKNGEAAVDDKLSAVEVAATTLVTRALLAMDECVMKP; encoded by the coding sequence ATGGCTGAGCACTGCCTCAAGTGCCATGGACAGGATGAGAAGCAACGGAAGGCAAAACTGCGCCTCGATGTCCGTGAAAATGCCCTTCTGAACAAGGTCATTGTGCCCGGCAAGCCAGATGAAAGTTTGTTCATCGAAAGGCTGCTCACCCATGATGAGGATGAGGTCATGCCGCCCCCGAAGGAGAACAAGAAGCTGACGGCCGCCCAGATTGATCTCTTCAAACGCTGGATCGCTGAAGGAGCCGTGTATGAGCGGCATTGGTCTTTTATCCCGCCCACGCCGGTACCTGTCCCAGACATTCCCAATCGTGAGATCGCCATCGAAAATCCCATCGATGCTTTCGTGATGCAGCCTCTGGTGGCGGCTGGAATTTCCCAAGCGAAGCCGGCTGAGCGGGAGGAGTGGCTCCGCAGGGTGACCTTTGACCTGACGGGTCTGCCCCCCACGCTGGAGGAGTTGGACAAGTTTGCCGCTGATACGGCCTCGAACGCTTACGAGAAGGTGGTGGATCGTCTCCTCGCTTCCAGTGCTTATGGAGAACGGATGGCGATTGAGTGGTTGGACGTCTCCCGCTTTGCAGACACCTACGGCCGCCATGAGGATCACGACTGCCTCACCTGGCCGTATCGCGACTGGGTCATCCGGGCATTCAATGACAATCTTCCTTACGATCAGTTCGTCACCTGGCAGACTGCGGGCGACATGCTGCCTGCGCCAACTCAGGACATGTACTTGGCCACGGCTTTCAACCGCCTGCCCCAGCAGTCCAATGAGGCGGGCAGCAATGAAGAGGAGTTCCGTCAGGACATTGTGGCGGACCGTGTCCACACGAACGGCATCGCCTTCCTCGGGCTCTCCATGGAGTGCGCCCGCTGTCATGATCACAAGTATGATCCGATCAGCACCAAGGATTATTATAGTCTCTCCGCCTTCCTCAACAACATCGACGAATGCGGCCTGTACACGGTGTACACCTCGAACATTCCGGCTCCGTCCATGTTTGTGTATGAGGGCGATGATGAGCGCCGTCATGCGGAGTTGAAGCTGCAGATCAACCTTAAGGAGCAGCAGCGCCAGGCCATGCAAGAGTCTGCACGTGCCCGGTTTGCCCAATGGATCGCCTCCCGGGACTCCTCCATCCGACCCGTGAAGCCGCAGGTTCATCTCGACTTCGAGACCCTCACTGATGACAAGGTGCTGGCCAACCGTGCGGATGAGTCCAAGCCGGGCAAAGTGCGCCTCAAGACGAAGTTGATGGACGGGCATGTTGGGAAGTCGATCCGCTTCCAGGGGGACAACTCCTTGAGCATCCCCAATGCCGGTGATTTTTCCCGCACGGATCCCTTCTCGTTTTCAGTATGGATGAAACTGGAAAAACCGCTCGCACGGGCTGTGGTGGTGCATCACAGCCGCGCGGGGCTGGATGCAGGCTCCATGGGGTACGAGCTTCTGCTGGAGGATACCAAGCCCTCCTTCGCCCTCTGCCACTTTTGGCCTGGGAATGCCGTGCGGGTGCGGTCCACGAAGCCTTTGCCGCTCAATCTCTGGACGCATGTGGCGGTGACCTATGATGGCTCCAGCCGGGCCTCGGGCATGCGTATCTACGTTAACGGCCAGCCGGTGGACCAGGAGGTCGTGCGTGACAATCTCTACAAGGACATTGTTTACGACGACTCTTACGAGGGCAAAGACATGGTGGAGATCGCCACCCTGACCCTTGCGGGCAGGCACAATGACGTCACGCTTTCCGCCGCATTGTTGGATGACTTCAAAGTGTACGGCTGCGAGCTTTCACCTGTTGAGGTGCGTCTGGATGCCGGTGCTGCGGCGTTGAATCAACTGCATGAGTGGTTCCAGTGGTGGCAGCGGGAGACGGATGCGCCTTCAAAGAAGGTGGTCGCTGAACTCAAAGCCCTGCGCGAAGAAGAGAATGAGATCTCCAACCGCATGCGGGAGATCATGGTGATGCGTGAAATGCCAGGCGAACGCCGCCCTACTTATGTGCTCAACCGTGGTCACTTCGAAGCCAAGGGAGACCGTGTGGAGCCTGACACTCCCTCCAGCGTGTTCCCATTCCCGTCTGAGTTTTCACGGGACCGCCTGGGCCTGGCCAAGTGGCTGGTAGATCGGCGCAATCCGCTGACCTCCCGGGTGTACGTCAACCGCGTCTGGCAGATGTTCATGGGGCGTGGCATCGTGGGCACCAGTGAGGACTTCGGGGTGCAGGGGCAGCTGCCCACCCATCCGGAACTTCTCGACTGGCTGGCTCTCTGGTTCATGGACAATGGCTGGGATACCAAGGCGCTCTGCAAGCTCATCGCAATGAGCGCGACCTATCGTCAGTCTTCCCTGCCGGAGCGGTTGGAGATGCTGAAGGAAGATCCGGACAACAAGCTGCTGGCTCGTGGGCCGCGTCAGCGCCTCACGGCCGAACAGTTGCGTGACAATGCCCTCGCGGTCAGTGGTCTGCTGAACCGTCGCTTGCTCGGCCCGCCCGTCATGCCCTACCAGCCTGCGGGCCTGTGGGAAGACTCCGGCACTCAGCACAGCTACACCCAGAGCAAGGGGGCGGACCTCTTCCGTCGCAGCGTTTACACCTTCTGGCGTCGGACCCTGCCGCCACCGGCCATGAGCGTCTTCGACGCGCCGACCCGGGAGTTCTGCAAAACTCGCCGTGACCGTAGCGCCAACCCGCTCCAGGCTCTCGTGTTGTTCAATGACCCGCAGTTCCTGGAGTCCGCCCGTGTCTTGGCGGAGAATCTGGTCCGCGAGTTTCCGAATGATGATGCTGGACGGATTCGCAAGGGTTACCGGCTGTTGACTTCCCGCCATGCAGCGGACTGGCAGGTCGAGCTCCTTACCAGTCTGCTTAAAGAGCAGCGCGAACATTTTGCCAGCCAGCCTGCGGATGCGGACAATCTGCGCCGCAAGAACGGTGAGGCCGCCGTGGATGACAAACTGTCAGCGGTCGAAGTCGCTGCCACCACGCTGGTCACTCGGGCGCTCCTGGCCATGGACGAGTGCGTCATGAAGCCCTGA